One stretch of Clostridium sp. Marseille-P299 DNA includes these proteins:
- a CDS encoding YfhO family protein, whose product MIKTKTIGKRELFLSYILPFSALFVIVQYFVFFVFYRHNITFIWNYDGVHQHYPALSYYSSLLKNLLSGKGLSMVDFSIGQGFDVITTLNYYVIGDPLTVLAGIWDPNHLETLYDLLVILRFYLAGVSFLAFCIYKKKAPFPALLGAFIYVFSGYSLFAGLRHPFFLNPMIYLPLLFIGVEQLLKYKRSIFFSIMIAISAMSNFYFLYMLSVIIFIYALVRFYDCYKEERIKNFFLVVSKSVLYYLLGILLSAVLLLPMIYAFMNNGRIEGASQAVNLFLYPMEYYKLLYQNLLSLGFQAGHWSYISVGVVGALCACAALMREKKNRTVITLLIISVVFMCIPLFGYFMNGFSYVANRWTFVFAFLIAYIVADSYESIFELSRKKRFIILAISAIYCITTFLFMKKYSKLPALFLVAGAGFMVFSHYYKIKPLYRNLIFLVLCIVNIVSSSYLFYSGRFNNYSSAFLTKGTIKEYEHNDAVEYIKSIDDSFYRIQIDDAISPNIAMPLNVNGTGFYFSILNSNVFNYMFELENSSLRFACQYEDNNERAAMNALSSVKYYITKRTINIPFGYKELKTDQVFEDGTRIYINEYYLPLGFTYNSYITSAEYEKLTALQKQEALMQSVVLEEDTDVVPKKSLEFTSKELPVTFILDEGMTLEGNTLHVTNPNSLLYIKTKGRVFSETYLHLENLQITDPDVKRVGLVSVTKRWRINKFGLRTPEDNNYFGVSNYLINLGYKSKAMRQIKLYFKEPGTYEFDSIKVYAQPMKYYINQALQLKETVLEDVVESTNRISGKVNTTSPTMLYLSIPYSKGWKATVDGKPAKLLKANTMYMALELPAGNHEIVLDYQTPYLKEGLMLSGLGIIITLSLVLTPYVKRKIIKKENA is encoded by the coding sequence ATGATTAAAACGAAAACTATTGGTAAAAGAGAACTTTTTTTATCCTACATTTTACCATTCTCAGCACTATTTGTTATTGTGCAGTATTTTGTATTTTTTGTTTTTTATAGGCACAATATCACATTTATTTGGAACTATGATGGAGTACATCAACATTATCCTGCCCTTTCCTATTATTCTTCCCTGTTAAAAAATCTACTGTCGGGTAAAGGTCTTTCGATGGTAGATTTTTCTATAGGTCAAGGGTTCGATGTAATAACAACACTCAATTACTACGTGATTGGTGATCCACTTACCGTACTTGCTGGAATTTGGGATCCTAATCACTTAGAAACACTTTATGATCTTTTAGTGATTTTGCGATTTTACTTAGCTGGGGTTTCTTTTCTTGCTTTTTGTATCTATAAGAAGAAAGCTCCATTCCCAGCACTACTTGGTGCATTTATTTATGTATTTAGTGGATATTCCTTGTTTGCTGGTTTGAGGCATCCATTCTTTTTAAATCCAATGATTTATTTACCATTGCTATTCATTGGTGTAGAACAACTACTTAAATATAAGCGTTCCATATTTTTTAGCATTATGATAGCAATCAGCGCAATGAGTAACTTTTACTTCTTGTATATGCTATCTGTAATCATTTTTATCTATGCTTTGGTTCGCTTTTATGATTGTTATAAAGAAGAACGTATTAAGAACTTTTTCTTAGTTGTATCAAAGTCAGTTCTTTACTATTTACTTGGAATTTTACTATCTGCCGTTTTATTACTGCCTATGATTTATGCATTTATGAATAACGGTAGAATTGAAGGGGCATCACAAGCTGTTAACCTATTCCTATACCCTATGGAATATTATAAATTGCTTTATCAGAATCTTCTCTCTCTTGGTTTCCAAGCGGGGCATTGGTCTTATATCAGCGTTGGTGTTGTAGGCGCTTTATGTGCATGCGCGGCACTTATGAGAGAAAAGAAAAACCGGACTGTGATAACTTTATTAATCATATCCGTTGTATTTATGTGCATTCCTTTGTTTGGATATTTTATGAATGGTTTTTCCTATGTCGCAAACCGATGGACGTTCGTATTTGCATTTCTTATTGCCTATATCGTTGCCGATTCTTATGAATCGATATTCGAATTATCACGTAAGAAACGATTTATTATATTAGCTATCAGTGCTATATATTGTATTACTACGTTTTTATTTATGAAAAAATACTCTAAGTTACCTGCACTATTTTTAGTAGCAGGTGCTGGTTTTATGGTATTTTCTCATTATTATAAAATAAAGCCATTATATAGAAATCTTATCTTTTTAGTACTCTGCATTGTAAATATTGTATCTAGCAGTTATTTATTTTACAGTGGAAGATTTAATAACTATTCTTCTGCATTTCTTACAAAGGGTACAATAAAGGAATACGAACATAATGATGCTGTGGAATACATTAAATCCATCGATGATAGCTTTTATCGCATCCAAATTGATGATGCTATCAGTCCAAATATTGCAATGCCACTTAACGTAAATGGAACTGGTTTTTATTTTAGTATTTTAAACAGCAATGTTTTTAACTACATGTTTGAATTAGAAAACTCATCTCTTCGATTTGCTTGCCAATATGAAGATAATAATGAACGTGCAGCTATGAATGCACTTTCATCGGTTAAATACTACATAACCAAGAGAACCATCAATATTCCTTTTGGATATAAAGAATTAAAAACCGATCAAGTATTTGAAGATGGCACACGTATTTATATTAATGAATACTATCTGCCACTTGGATTTACCTATAACTCATATATTACTTCAGCAGAATATGAGAAACTGACTGCATTGCAAAAGCAAGAAGCGCTGATGCAATCGGTTGTTCTTGAAGAAGATACCGATGTAGTTCCTAAGAAATCCTTAGAATTTACCTCAAAGGAGCTCCCTGTGACCTTTATATTAGATGAAGGCATGACATTAGAGGGAAATACTTTGCATGTAACCAACCCAAATAGTTTGCTTTATATTAAAACAAAAGGTCGCGTATTTAGTGAAACCTATTTACATCTTGAGAATCTTCAAATCACAGACCCAGATGTAAAAAGAGTAGGCTTAGTGAGTGTTACCAAACGATGGAGAATTAATAAATTCGGACTTCGTACGCCGGAAGATAACAACTATTTTGGCGTATCAAACTATTTAATTAATTTAGGATATAAGTCGAAAGCAATGCGACAAATCAAGTTGTACTTTAAGGAACCTGGAACATATGAATTTGATTCCATTAAGGTTTACGCACAACCTATGAAATACTATATCAATCAAGCTCTTCAATTAAAGGAAACTGTATTAGAAGATGTGGTTGAGTCAACGAATCGAATTTCAGGAAAAGTAAATACAACATCACCAACTATGTTGTACTTATCCATTCCATATAGTAAGGGCTGGAAGGCTACCGTTGATGGTAAACCTGCTAAGCTATTAAAAGCAAATACTATGTATATGGCATTAGAGCTTCCGGCTGGTAATCATGAGATTGTACTAGATTATCAAACCCCTTACTTAAAAGAAGGGCTTATGTTATCAGGGCTTGGAATTATAATCACTCTTTCGCTTGTTTTAACACCTTACGTTAAGAGAAAGATTATAAAAAAAGAAAATGCGTAA